From a region of the Solanum stenotomum isolate F172 chromosome 2, ASM1918654v1, whole genome shotgun sequence genome:
- the LOC125855645 gene encoding uncharacterized protein At1g21580 isoform X1 → MDLPPYHHQHHRHHHHRYVQPPPNFSHNPNFFHHLPPPPQPPQQRLPPPPPPLSNLPPPPPQRHISHPPLPPSPSPPFHHKSQFSFPSRHSENPRYDYHQNRSPPRVSSNINLNQPPYHPPHPHPSSFHYNDHYHNPPPPPPPRFTVNDFTSSGLRENRASSVNDSQEPLRVRRDVNSKYDDDERYRLERRRMDIDTNPSRDFRPSPGNYELRDDRYEDERWEYGGNVDEVPVGSSSRRVSSLDNGNDYGDVRFSNRLRVDKEEIHRSPQKKQVQKKSALLRIQCGKANNRSRNQDHDLSSGAVRGKQKDVFERLERRVEEREGSQMELDVSFKSNALVAKAIMTPSSSAIDSDRSEAPRCKKIRKVNFSGSPTKRIGDDLGKGNGSANDSGCLPSSNQEFNCLADKITVSAVGSSSKCTLGSYKDSRHLAAKITDSVDGRTSNGTLNNNESKLLPDEDTVSVASSPSNSTSLLSSTVTNDLTGIKESKESAEIKVLNQGSNHVEKFRIPFFIVRKKKVTKKKVINPINVKLPSDEVVSKLEKPSKLSAVSKDESVEQSKSDGKKASPAKVLVSSSVEINGVADYTSRSVQSVPSTMNFETCMIEVQNKPTSSDADNTGHVGGNSEDELRVSEYGPIKESSESMACEERNGDGREIHKDEVSSSTEDTYISADSGLGFSDGKKNAVAAIGSFGAGSVEPSSDPNIVPLLTNIEKGLRESFLNGNDSSSNSDETGRIAVVNDLQTAECLSNSDPRAGTFGGSFESCVDGVTLSPEMRHTKGSINAVVSVGDDVRIIVDDDCLPKVTRKRKIMDDESVLPTTKMSKTGENVVSYLLGQGNNFSCFREDHASEEEDGIVSGNGTDSLKGDHSHGGPSEVELSLQDCFKDDSDSCSTKSPKKSEVSSPAKVKSVPCVTTYEEPSSRPITVPMINDVSVTELESRNTLTNVDDSPLARPSVNVLESSSTAKGVCQAEPFEDGLMDHFSDVQQVIPHNSQLGAVGQETTTSVVSIEMLRMADRVSDDKGSSVGMDQKLAPEGHESCNYVLDRDDMPLLADNLSLFANKVSVKSMESVLDMSPLVSFPDLTNSSVSEEPIDKSSMSSEIVIEKALRVDENSITAYDNISSSVKTLSDAFEFGRSSDHKVGGDPLVNVSTVALSSQNTVKSSKNVSSQGWKPNLGANQQSPAGSRVLSVRPSSFITPRNVPVPKKPLTWHRTGNSSSSVVGRGSQMNALPPQSHLSKDTAKVGSYIRKGNSLVRNPSPVGSVPKGYHARSSSTYRLNSSGVNDLRRKCENRAEITGSPSCRGTPEVNAPSERPKTPTQSESFSCITLVSTSSPVVDHPGNGSIATNSDPMEVTDNILALKPSEHPSTSSAVPECQIGLGGDSGSQNTLDEGSSKKNIVYVKQRSNQLLAASDKTQTSSDGYYKRRKNQLIRASGNNHMKQRIVMTKNIVPFQRGTKRLNGLAKISKLSKFSSVWKLGDTQSSRKYGGTVEYEKLWPYLFPWKRASYRRSFPSSSPSDNSSIIRRKLLLSKKRETIYTRSIHGLSLRRSKVLSVSGSSLKWSKSIEQRSKKATEAFLQEAALAVAAVDKRKRGQYGFNADSMNGNNVSRKFYSVKLLPGERIFRIGCERYKMDSSGKTLQRISDEEPSVSVPEAKKSYIPKRLLIGNDEYVRVGNGNKLVRNPKRRVRILASEKVRWSLHTARIRLARKKQYCQFFTRFGKCNKDNGKCPYIHDPSKIAVCSKFLNGSCSDTNCKLTHEVIPERMQDCSYFLQGICANENCPYRHVNVNPNASICEGFLRGYCADGNECQKKHSYVCPVFEATGNCPKGSKCKLHHPKNRRKGVKRKALSELKNGRGRYFGSPHIDITECITAGSEKPSVKGNNDIFLEGKFVDFIGLDGSDEEEHTIDQRSEEKPLCESGPAEMQLDDLDELIKPMRLINRNRSVGSSPYIDSPSDMTTSYVSE, encoded by the exons ATGGATCTTCCTCCCTATCACCACCAGCACCACCGTCACCATCACCACAGGTACGTTCAACCTCCTCCAAACTTTTCCCATAACCCTAATTTCTTCCACCACCTTCCTCCGCCGCCGCAGCCGCCACAGCAACGGcttccaccaccaccaccaccactcTCCAATCTCCCTCCACCACCACCTCAGCGCCATATCTCTCACCCCCCTCTTCCTCCTTCCCCATCCCCTCCCTTCCACCACAAATCCCAGTTCTCCTTTCCTTCTCGTCATTCAGAAAACCCTCGATACGATTATCACCAAAATCGCTCTCCCCCTAGGGTTTCCTCTAATATAAACCTAAATCAACCTCCATACCACCCCCCTCACCCGCATCCCTCAAGTTTTCATTATAACGACCATTACCATAaccctcctcctcctcctccaccgAGGTTTACTGTGAATGATTTTACCTCAAGTGGGTTGAGAGAGAATCGTGCTAGCTCTGTAAACGATAGTCAAGAGCCTCTTAGGGTTAGGAGAGATGTGAATAGcaagtatgatgatgatgaaaggTACCGTCTTGAGAGGCGTAGAATGGATATTGATACAAACCCATCGAGGGATTTTAGACCGAGTCCGGGGAATTATGAGTTGCGTGATGATAGATATGAAGATGAGAGATGGGAATATGGTGGTAATGTTGATGAGGTTCCAGTTGGTTCTTCTTCTAGGCGAGTGTCTTCCTTGGATAATGGTAATGATTACGGTGATGTTAGGTTTAGCAATAGGTTAAGAGTGGACAAGGAGGAAATTCATAGGTCTCCGCAGAAGAAGCAAGTGCAGAAGAAGAGTGCATTACTCAGGATTCAATGTGGGAAAGCTAACAACAGGAGTAGAAATCAGGACCATGACTTGAGTTCTGGTGCGGTAAGGGGAAAGCAGAAAGATGTGTTTGAGAGGTTGGAGAGAAGGGTTGAGGAAAGAGAGGGAAGTCAGATGGAGCTTGATGTTTCATTTAAATCTAATGCACTTGTGGCAAAGGCCATTATGACCCCGTCAAGCTCCGCCATTGACTCAGACAGAAGTGAAGCACCTAGATGTAAGAAGAttagaaaagtgaatttctcTGGTTCTCCAACAAAGAGAATTGGGGACGATTTGGGAAAGGGTAATGGTTCAGCAAATGATTCTGGTTGCCTACCGAGTTCTAACCAGGAGTTCAATTGTTTGGCAGATAAAATTACGGTTTCTGCAGTTGGAAGTTCATCTAAGTGCACTTTGGGTTCTTACAAGGATTCAAGACACTTGGCAGCTAAAATTACAGATTCTGTTGATGGACGCACATCTAATGGTACCTTGAATAACAACGAGTCAAAACTTTTGCCTGATGAAGATACAGTTTCTGTTGCTAGTAGTCCATCTAACAGCACTTCGTTGCTGAGTTCCACTGTGACAAATGATTTAACTGGAATCAAAGAAAGCAAGGAATCTGCAGAGATCAAGGTTTTGAATCAGGGTAGTAATCATGTTGAGAAGTTTAGAATACCTTTCTTCATAGTTAGAAAGAAGAAAGTGACTAAGAAGAAAGTCATAAACCCTATCAATGTGAAATTGCCTTCAGATGAAGTAGTTAGCAAACTAGAAAAACCTTCTAAACTGTCTGCTGTTAGTAAAGATGAGTCTGTAGAGCAGTCTAAATCTGATGGGAAGAAAGCTAGTCCAGCTAAAGTCTTGGTTTCTTCAAGCGTGGAAATTAATGGCGTTGCTGATTATACCAGCAGATCAGTTCAGAGTGTCCCTTCCACGATGAATTTTGAGACATGTATGATTGAAGTACAAAACAAACCTACTAGTTCTGATGCGGATAATACTGGTCATGTTGGAGGGAATTCTGAGGATGAGCTCCGAGTGTCCGAATATGGTCCTATTAAAGAATCTTCTGAGTCCATGGCTTGTGAAGAAAGAAATGGCGATGGGAGAGAAATTCACAAAGATGAAGTGTCTTCGTCAACTGAAGATACATATATCTCTGCTGATTCTGGGTTGGGGTTTTCTGATGGGAAGAAGAATGCAGTTGCTGCTATAGGATCCTTTGGAGCAGGTTCTGTGGAGCCATCCAGTGACCCCAACATTGTACCTCTGTTGACTAATATTGAGAAAGGACTCCGAGAGAGTTTCTTGAATGGAAATGACAGTAGTTCTAATTCTGATGAGACTGGGAGAATTGCGGTTGTCAATGACTTGCAAACTGCAGAGTGTTTGAGTAATAGTGATCCAAGGGCTGGTACTTTTGGCGGTAGTTTTGAATCATGTGTTGATGGAGTCACATTGTCACCTGAGATGAGACATACTAAAGGATCTATCAATGCAGTGGTTTCTGTTGGAGATGATGTTAGGATTATTGTGGATGATGACTGTTTACCTAAGGTCACCAGGAAGAGGAAGATTATGGATGACGAGTCTGTTTTGCCCACTACGAAGATGAGTAAGACAGGGGAAAATGTGGTTAGTTATTTGCTAGGCCAAGGTAATAatttcagttgttttagagAAGATCATGCCTCTGAAGAAGAGGATGGTATAGTTTCTGGTAATGGGACCGACTCACTAAAGGGGGATCACTCACATGGGGGGCCTTCAGAAGTGGAGCTGTCACTTCAGGATTGTTTTAAAGATGATTCCGATTCATGTTCTACCAAGAGTCCCAAGAAAAGTGAAGTTTCTTCGCCAGCTAAGGTTAAATCTGTACCCTGTGTTACCACCTATGAGGAACCTTCTAGCAGGCCAATTACAGTGCCTATGATCAATGATGTTTCCGTGACAGAGTTAGAATCTCGAAATACATTGACTAATGTAGATGATAGTCCACTAGCTCGTCCATCAGTCAATGTGCTTGAGAGCAGCAGTACTGCCAAGGGTGTATGTCAGGCTGAGCCATTTGAAGATGGCTTGATGGATCACTTTTCAGATGTTCAGCAAGTCATTCCTCACAATTCTCAATTGGGAGCAGTGGGACAAGAAACTACAACTTCAGTTGTATCCATTGAGATGCTAAGAATGGCTGATAGAGTAAGTGATGACAAAGGTTCCTCTGTTGGAATGGACCAAAAGTTGGCCCCAGAAGGTCATGAAAGCTGTAATTATGTGCTTGACAGGGATGACATGCCTTTATTGGCAGATAATCTCTCTTTATTTGCCAACAAAGTAAGTGTCAAAAGTATGGAATCTGTGCTGGATATGTCACCGCTGGTGTCATTTCCTGACTTAACTAATAGCTCAGTCTCTGAGGAACCTATTGATAAGTCATCAATGTCCAGTGAAATTGTTATTGAAAAAGCCCTAAGAGTTGATGAAAATTCCATAACAGCTTATGACAATATTTCTTCTTCAGTGAAGACATTGTCAGATGCTTTTGAGTTTGGTAGAAGTTCAGATCATAAAGTTGGTGGCGATCCTCTGGTTAATGTCAGTACTGTGGCATTGTCATCACAGAACACAGTAAAATCCTCCAAGAATGTGAGTTCACAGGGTTGGAAACCAAATCTAGGTGCAAACCAGCAAAGTCCTGCTGGCTCTAGGGTTTTATCTGTTCGCCCATCGAGTTTTATCACTCCAAGGAATGTGCCCGTTCCGAAGAAGCCACTGACATGGCATAGAACTGGTAATAGCTCTTCCTCTGTTGTTGGACGAGGTTCCCAAATGAACGCCCTACCTCCACAAAGCCATTTATCTAAGGACACTGCGAAAGTCGGCTCTTACATTCGCAAGGGTAACAGTCTTGTCAGAAATCCTTCTCCTGTTGGTTCCGTTCCCAAAGGATACCATGCTCGAAGTTCTTCAACTTACCGGTTGAACTCTTCTGGTGTGAATGACCTTAGGAGAAAATGTGAGAACAGGGCTGAGATAACTGGTTCACCTAGCTGCAGGGGAACTCCAGAAGTAAATGCTCCTTCAGAGAGACCCAAAACCCCGACACAGAGCGAATCATTTAGTTGCATTACATTGGTGTCTACATCTTCACCAGTGGTAGATCATCCTGGAAATGGTAGTATTGCTACAAACTCAGATCCTATGGAAGTAACTGACAATATTTTGGCGCTGAAGCCTTCTGAGCATCCTTCAACATCTTCTGCAGTTCCTGAATGTCAAATTGGTCTGGGAGGTGATTCTGGAAGCCAGAATACATTAGATGAAGGcagttccaaaaagaatatAGTTTATGTGAAGCAAAGATCGAATCAGTTACTTGCAGCTTCAGATAAGACCCAGACTTCATCCGATGGCTACTATAAGAGGAGAAAGAATCAACTGATTCGTGCATCTGGCAATAATCATATGAAGCAAAGAATTGTCATGACAAAGAATATAGTTCCTTTCCAAAGAGGTACGAAAAGGCTGAATG GTTTAGCCAAGATCTCTAAATTGTCAAAGTTCTCATCGGTCTGGAAATTAGGTGATACTCAGTCATCAAGGAAATATGGCGGCACTGTAGAGTATGAGAAACTTTGGCCTTACTTATTTCCATGGAAAAGAGCTAGCTATCGGAGGAGTTTCCCGAGTTCCTCTCCAAGTGACAATTCCTCTATTATCAG aCGGAAGTTACTGCTCTCAAAAAAGCGGGAGACAATCTACACAAGGTCAATTCATGGACTCTCTTTACGAAGATCTAAGGTGTTAAGTGTCTCTGGCTCTAGTCTAAAGTGGTCAAAATCTATTGAGCAAAGGTCAAAGAAGGCTACTGAG GCTTTTTTGCAGGAAGCTGCGCTAGCAGTTGCTGCTGTTGACAAAAGGAAAAGGGGACAATATGGTTTTAATGCTGACTCAATGAATGGAAATAATGTTTCTCGTAAGTTTTATAGTGTAAAGCTGCTCCCAG GAGAAAGGATATTCCGCATTGGTTGTGAGCGGTATAAGATGGACTCTTCTGGGAAGACACTACAAAGAATTTCAG ATGAGGAACCATCGGTGTCAGTTCCAGAGGCAAAGAAATCTTACATACCGAAAAGATTATTGATTGGGAACGATGA GTATGTACGGGTTGGCAATGGTAATAAGCTGGTTAGAAATCCAAAGAGACGAGTTCGCATCTTAGCAAGTGAGAAAGTACGCTGGAGTTTGCACACTGCTAGAATTCGGTTGGCAAGAAAGAAACAGTATTGCCAGTTTTTTACAAGGTTTGGCAAGTGTAACAAGGATAATGGAAAATGTCCTTACATTCATGATCCATCTAAAATTGCCGTCTGCTCTAAATTTCTGAATGGTTCTTGCTCTGATACAAACTGTAAATTGACTCACGAG GTTATTCCTGAAAGAATGCAAGACTGCTCCTATTTTCTGCAAG GAATATGCGCAAATGAGAATTGTCCTTATAGACATGTAAATGTGAATCCAAATGCTTCTATCTGTGAAGGTTTTCTCAGGGGCTATTGTGCTGATGGCAATGAg TGTCAGAAGAAACACTCCTATGTCTGCCCCGTTTTTGAAGCAACTGGCAACTGTCCCAAAGGTTCAAAATGCAAGCTTCACCATCCGAAAAACAGAAGGAAGGGAGTGAAAAGGAAAGCTTTGAGCGAATTAAAGAATGGTCGAGGTCGTTACTTTGGCTCTCCGCACATTGATATTACTGAGTGCATAACAGCTGGATCAGAGAAGCCTTCTGTCAAGGGGAATAATGACATATTCCTTGAAGGGAAGTTTGTCGATTTTATTGGCCTAGATGGTAGCGACGAAGAGGAACATACTATTGATCAGAGAAGTGAGGAAAAGCCACTTTGCGAGAGTGGTCCCGCGGAGATGCAACTGGATGATCTCGATGAGCTTATTAAACCCATGCGTCTGATAAATAGGAATAGGTCTGTAGGTTCATCTCCCTACATAGATAGCCCAAGTGATATGACCACAAGCTATGTATCAGAGTAG